Below is a genomic region from Tissierellales bacterium.
CCCTCACGTTTCCTGGCCACGTATAATTTTTTAATTTATTTAACTCCCATATGCTTATATTTAGTGGTTTTTTATTTATCCTATGAGATATTTTTGCCATGAAATACTCTATTAAAATTGGTATATCCTCTTTTCGCTCTCTAAGTGATGGCAGTCTCAATGGTATGACATTTAACCTATAGTACAAGTCATGTCTAAAATTTCCTTTTACAACTTCTTCTTTAAGTTTCTTATTCGTAGCTGCTATAATTCGTACATTTATTGGAATTTCATGCCTTCCTCCAACTCTTATTATAGATCCCTCTTCAATTACACGAAGTAATTTCGTTTGCATATCTAAAGGCATCTCTCCTATTTCATCTAAAAAAATTGTTCCGCCATCAGCTATTTCAAATTTGCCTATTTGACCACCCTTTTTAGCTCCTGTAAAAGCTCCCTCTTCATATCCAAACAATTCCGATTCTATCAAATTCGCAGGTATAGCTCCACAGTTTATCGCAACAAATGATTCATTTTTTCTAGGTCCGTAATTCTGTATAGCTTGTGCAAATACCTCTTTACCACTTCCACTTTCTCCAGTTATCAATATAGTGGATTTACTATCAGATATTTGTTTTCCAAATTCTATAGCTTCTAAAAATTCTGGTGACTTACCAATAATTTTTTCAAACGTATATATAGCTCTTCTTCCAAGTATTTTATTAGCTAATTTTCGTGCCTTTTTTATATCTTTAAACATCAATATCATTTTCTTATCTAAGTTTTTTTCTCTTATTCCATACATACTCAGATTAAAATATAATTTATTTTTCCGAGCATTTATCATTACATCTTCATTGAATAAATCATTTTCATTTAGATAGTGTTCTTTTATATCATTCCAATTTTGAATAATCTCATCCATATAAAATTTCATAAAATCTACTTCACTATACCCAAACATATCACATGCTTTTTCATTTACGCTCAGTATCTCACCATCTAAACTGCAAAGTACAACACCTTCGTCTATTGAATCAAATAATGATTTTATGAGGGCATTGTTTTCCTTTAATATATAATTTTTCTTTTTTAAATTCATAGTCATCTCTATAGCTTTAGATGCTGCAACTACCATTCCCAATGTATGAGAATAAACATCGCTACTATGCCCAGTTAAATCTATAGATCCTATTATATTTCCATTTTCATCTGAAATTGGAGCTGCCGAACACGTCCATCCATGATAAGCCTCTATAAAATGCTCTTCTCCTGATATTTGTACCGGAGAAGCTTCAACTATAGCCGTTCCCATTGCATTCGTCCCTATATCCTTCTCATTCATAGATGCACCTATAATCATCTTCAACTGATTCGCTTTTTTCAAAACATCGTCATCTCCAACTACATTTAGTATGTATCCATCTTTATCTGTCAGTATTGCAAAGAAATCTGAACCTTTAACAAAATCATATAATTGGTCCATAAAAGGCTTAGCAACTCTAATTAACCACTTATTTTCTGATATTTTATGTTTTAGCTCATCGCCAACTAATATTGTTTTACTAACTATCAGCCCTTTTTTCAGACCATACCTTAAACATCTCTCATGTGATTTATCTACACATAATTTGTATTTTTGAATTTCTTCATTTATCATAAAATCACTCCATAAACTACCCAGAATCACAAACACTAATTTTTTGTTCCACTTTCCTTCATTATATAGGACGATTAATTTTATTGTCAATTTGATAAAAAAAAACTATTTATAGATTCATCTGATCTATAAATAGTTTCCATCTAGTTAAACAACCTATACACAGCCATAGCATAAAACAATATCATAGTAGCGATACTAGTTTTAAACACTATAGTTTTCGTATTATAGTCGTTAACCTTTCTTTGAGCAAAAGCATAAATACATACGCCACTTATAAAAACAATTACTCGTAAAATCAGCGGTTTTTCAACCATGTGAATCGCTAACATTGTAAGTATAAATACCATATCAACGATTCTCTCATTGGGCTTGAAAAAACCTTCATTTTTTCTATCTTTGTCAAAATCTCTGAGTGCTATAATCATGAAAACACTTCCAGCGTATCCTGCAGCTAAAAAAACTGCAGCTATACTCACATAATGCATATCCAAAGACATCAAAGGAGCTGCATTTCCAAATACCAACGTAAGCATAAATAATACCGAAGCGTGTAAACTTTGATCAAATAAAAATAAATACGTTTCTTTATATCCTTTTTTTGTAAGTTCTATTTTTAAAACATCTACAAAATAATGTACAAAGCTACATATCGTAGCTGCCCATAGACCACTATATCCATAACTAGACATAATAATCATTTGAGCCAACCAAACAAGACCTACATGAATTAATAACCCATGTTTTGATTGAGATTTTAAATACGCAATTTTATTTGTTTGAAAAACAAAATCTCCAATCAAATGTCCTAACCAAAAAACTAAAAAAAATGATTTCACTTTTACCCCCCTTACTGCTTCATGACCTGTTTAAATACTTCAACCAACTCCGGATCAAATTGAGTTCCAGAATTTTTTTGAATTTCTTCCATAGCAATTTCATGTGATAAACCTTTTCTATAAGGTCTATCGGTAGTCATAGCATCGTACGCATCAGCTATAGCTATCATTCTAGCTTCAAGCGGAATTTCATCCCCCGAAAGCCCAGCCATATAACCTCTGCCATCATAACGCTCATGATGATACTTTGCCCCCCCAGCTACCTCACGCAATGTCTTTACCTTTTCGAGCATCGCTGCTCCTATTGTAACGTGAGTTTTCATAATGCCATATTCTTCATTGTCCAATGGTGCCTCTTTATTTAAAATGGCATCTTTTATACCAATTTTCCCAACATCGTGAAGTACTGCCATATACTCAAGCTGTTCTATCTTATCATCGTCAAATTTCATATATTTAGCCATTCTAAGAGAATATTCTGTAACTCTTTTAGAGTGACCCTGTGTATATGGGTCCTTAGCATCTATAGCTGATGCCAATACGTGAATTGTATCTAAATAAGATTCTTTTACGCCTTCATATAATTGTGAATTTTCAAGTGCAATAGCTACTTGATAAGCTGTTTGTATTATAAAACCTTCATCCCTCTTATCAAAAAAGCCTCCACCTTTTTTATTTATAACTTGAATAACTCCAAGTATCTTACCCTTGCTCTTTACCGGCACTGCTACCATAGCTTTATTCTTAAATTCAATCTTCTTACTTATACTCTTTTTAAATCTCGGGTCATCATTTACATCCTTTAGATTAATCATCTCTCCAGTTTTAGCTACCCAGCCAGCAATACCATCTCCAATTTTGAGCCTGATTTCCTTGAGCTGATCACCTTTTTCACCAAGCGCAACTTCAAACCATATTTCTTGTCTCTCTTCATCTACTATATAAAGAGAACTCGCTTCAGCCTTAGTTTCATTTTGAACTAACACCATTACTTCTCTCATTAGATCTTTAAGTTTTATATTCGAGGCTATTTTCGCCCCGACATCTAAATGCTTTTTTAAAGACTCGATCTGTGCTTTTTGCCACAATACATAGAACAAACTACATATCAGTGATGTAGCTAATACGGCAATCCATACGATCATCTCGTCACCTCGATTTCATTTATTGTCCATCTCAAAAGATTATACTCTAGCCCTTCAATCGTATAGTGTAGGTCAACCCATTCTTCATTATTAGCATCTATTTTGTAATTATTTCTATCAAAATTAAGCTTTAAAACAGCAATTCCTTTTTTATATTCAATTTGCTTTGCTACGTGATCCCATTTTATGAGTTCTCCTAAGCTTTGCACTATATAATCTAATTTGAGCCAAACTTTTGTGTCACTCTCTGAATAGTAATACTTACTCTCTAAAAACTTGCCATCTATTTTTACACTAATCAATTTTTGCTCTGTCTTATCAACTATATCGTTGTTTTTCTCAATATCTCTTTTTAGTGCCTCATTTATATTCTTATTATCAGTATTAACTTCGCTTTCTTTCTTAACTTCACCACTATAGTCTTTCTCTGTTTCCATATTTGTCTTTGGAGTTTCAGTTGTCGTTTCTCCTATCATGCTCTGATTTACATCGTTTTTTAATTCAAAATCACTTATAAGTACTTTATGTTCCCATGGTAATACTTCATAAAGTTTGTTTTCCTTCAAATCAACAGCCACTGCATTTGATTCTTTTACAATCTCTTCTTTACCCGATAAATATTTCAATATAATATTATTATTCCATGTATTTGCAACCAAAAAGCGATTTGAATCAATCCAAAGTACATCCTTAGGATAATTTAAGTTTGTACTAAATTTCACGTCACTAACCAATCCATTTTGTATCTTTTTAATTTTGTGATTACTGCTATCTACAACTAGCATTATACCATTATTAGAAAACGCAATATCCACAGGCTCATTGAAAAATGACTGCCCAATTTTTCCATTTTGATCTAAACCAAATCCATAAGCATTTCCAGCAAATGTCGTTACATTACCATTCACATCAATTTTTCTTATAACATGATTTCCAGTATCTGCTATATACAGATTTCCCAAATTATCTAATGTCATACCCATAGGTGATTTAAACTGAGCCTCTTTTAGACTTCCATCTTTATATCCCGCTTTTCCATTTCCAGCCAAAGTATACACTTTTCCGTCAACTATTTTTCTTATAACGTGGTTTCCGCTATCAGCTACATAGATGACTCCTTGTTTATTCTGCACTATCTTTTTAGGTTTGTTAAATAGTGCCTCCTCAATTTTCCCATCTAAATAACCTGATTTACCCTTTTTCCCTGCTATAACAGAAAAAACATCATCTTTTAATTTTACTATTCTATGCTGATAAGTATCCGCTACTATAATCGTACCATCATCTTCCACCATTATATCCTGCGGCATTATTAAGTTCTTTTCGAATGACTCTGCCATAACCCCGCTACTAAATACTACAAACATAATCAGCGAAATAATAATCACCATCAATTTTTTTTCTCTCATAAATAGACTCCTTTCCCCTTTTGGTCCCTATTCCTTTAAACCCTGCACTTCATAAACTTGTAATACTATTGATTTCCCCTTAACTTTCATTTCACCTATATCTATAACCTCTACTTTGTCTTTTACACAATCATATGTTGCTTGACTTATTAGAATTTGACCGCCTTTCGCATTACTCTCCAAACGAGCAGCTGTGTTTATTGTATCTCCTATCGCCGTATAGTCCATACGTTTTTTAGATCCAATATTACCAACTACTGCCTCTCCAGTATTTACTCCAATTCCAAAATAAACACTCTTTCCAAAACGTTCTTCAAGTTTCAATCTAAGCGGTTCCGATTTTTCTTTCATCTCAAGAGCTGTAAGTATAGCTTTAAAAGCGTGGTCTTCAACCTTTAACGGTGCATTGTAAATAGCCATTGCCGCATCACCTATGAATTTGTCCAAAGTTCCCTCATGGTTAAATACAGCAGATTCACAAAGCTCTAAATAATCATTTAATATTTCTACAACCTCTTCTGGAGTTGCACGTTCTGATAAAGGTGTAAAACCTCTAATATCAACAAATAGTGCACTTATCATTCTTCTCTTTCCGCCAAGCTCCAAAGCTCCCTCTCCCGCTTTCATAAGCTCAGATACTACTTGCGGAGCAACGTATTTACCAAACATTCTAGTAATACTTTTTCTTCTCTTTATCTCTCTAGCATACTTTAAAACGACATCCATCAAATATGTTCCTACAATTGTTACTATTGGATAAAAAATCTGTAGTCTATATCCATTTTCAAAAAACAAATATAATATTCCAAAGTACCCCAAAACTGAAACCGCTAGAATCAAAAGAGTAATTAAAGGTCTTTGCTCTCTTATAATCCAATACGATATAATTGCCATAACACCTATCCAGATAAAATCTACCCAAAAAATAGTCTTTTTCTTAAAAGAATCTTCCATAAAATTTTGAAGTATATTTGCATGGACTTCTACTCCAAACATTTTGGTTTGACCATCTATAGCTGTATAATACGCATCTTGCATTCCCTCTGTATACGGACCTATGAGTATTATCTTATCTTTAAAATACTCTGGTGCAACTCTATCTCTGTAAATATCCGCATATGATATATATGAAAAGCTATTAGGCACATTTACAAAATCTATATATGTTCTATTGAACCCATCTTTTTTAAATTCCTCAAACGGCTTTAGCTTTGGATTTGCTTTTCTATAAATCTCATACAATTGTGATGGAAAACTTCTTATAATATTATCTTTATATGAAAATTCCAAAAATGCCTGTCTTATATCTCCATCCCTATCTGTAATAACATTTATATGTCCAATGGTTGAATTATCTGCAAGATCTGAAAATGGTTCGTAATACTCTTCAGTTCTTATTTCTCCTATTTTCATACTCTCTGGCAGTACTCCCATAGATGCCGAAACTACATTTCCAGCTTTTTTAACAGCTTCACTCAGTATATAATCACTTTCTATATCGGCTGACTCTTCTAAAAACAATATATCGACACCAATAGCTATCGGATTTCCTTCACTGATTTTTTCAATAGTCTTCCCATGTACTTTCCGTGGCCACGGCCAACTTCCGATATCTTGTGTACTCTCATCATCTATACCTACCACAACTATTTTGTTGCTTGGAGCTTCTTTCTCTATATATAAAGAATCTGTAAGCATCAGTTCTAGCTGCCAAAATACATCATTAAAAGAAATCCAACTCATAACTATAAAAATGATAAAACAAAGCAATAGTCGTTTTTTCACAACATTCTCCTTTTCAACACGTATTTATAATTTAATATTAATTATATCCTTTTAACCACGGTTCGGTCAATGTCTTTTTTTGCCAACTTATATGAAGTTTTTGTTCTTTCCAATCCATATTCTTCTAATTTTAATATTTTTCTCCCTTTTTTCACTTGTACCCACCTCTAGTCTTTTATAAAATGAAATTATAGGTTTTAAATACATTTATTGCTGATTTGGAGGATTATATGAGGTTATGGCAATTTAGCATGAGAAATATATTATCACACATACGAAACTATTTTTTATTCATATGTAGTATTGCATTCAATGTATCTATTTATTATGTTTTTCTTTCTCTCTTTGATACGTTGAAATCATCTACAAGATATTTTGATTCATTCGCCCCATTATTTGCAATTGGGAACTTCATCATTTTAATTTTTTGCTGGATATTTATATGGTATTGTCTCGACTACTTTATTTCAAAGCGCCACAAAGAAATAGGATTATTTTTACTACTTGGTATTAGGAAAAGAAATATAAGTTTGCTATTGATATTAGAATCATTCATAACTAGTTCTCTTGGAGTAATTTTAGGACTAATATCCGGAGTTATAATACAACGATTTTTTACTCTATTGCTCTTTCACATTGTTGGATTGGAATTGAATTTACCTTTCCACATTAGCTTGAGTTCACTGTCGTATACCGT
It encodes:
- a CDS encoding sigma-54-dependent Fis family transcriptional regulator, which codes for MINEEIQKYKLCVDKSHERCLRYGLKKGLIVSKTILVGDELKHKISENKWLIRVAKPFMDQLYDFVKGSDFFAILTDKDGYILNVVGDDDVLKKANQLKMIIGASMNEKDIGTNAMGTAIVEASPVQISGEEHFIEAYHGWTCSAAPISDENGNIIGSIDLTGHSSDVYSHTLGMVVAASKAIEMTMNLKKKNYILKENNALIKSLFDSIDEGVVLCSLDGEILSVNEKACDMFGYSEVDFMKFYMDEIIQNWNDIKEHYLNENDLFNEDVMINARKNKLYFNLSMYGIREKNLDKKMILMFKDIKKARKLANKILGRRAIYTFEKIIGKSPEFLEAIEFGKQISDSKSTILITGESGSGKEVFAQAIQNYGPRKNESFVAINCGAIPANLIESELFGYEEGAFTGAKKGGQIGKFEIADGGTIFLDEIGEMPLDMQTKLLRVIEEGSIIRVGGRHEIPINVRIIAATNKKLKEEVVKGNFRHDLYYRLNVIPLRLPSLRERKEDIPILIEYFMAKISHRINKKPLNISIWELNKLKNYTWPGNVR
- a CDS encoding DUF3307 domain-containing protein; the protein is MKSFFLVFWLGHLIGDFVFQTNKIAYLKSQSKHGLLIHVGLVWLAQMIIMSSYGYSGLWAATICSFVHYFVDVLKIELTKKGYKETYLFLFDQSLHASVLFMLTLVFGNAAPLMSLDMHYVSIAAVFLAAGYAGSVFMIIALRDFDKDRKNEGFFKPNERIVDMVFILTMLAIHMVEKPLILRVIVFISGVCIYAFAQRKVNDYNTKTIVFKTSIATMILFYAMAVYRLFN
- a CDS encoding HD domain-containing protein → MIVWIAVLATSLICSLFYVLWQKAQIESLKKHLDVGAKIASNIKLKDLMREVMVLVQNETKAEASSLYIVDEERQEIWFEVALGEKGDQLKEIRLKIGDGIAGWVAKTGEMINLKDVNDDPRFKKSISKKIEFKNKAMVAVPVKSKGKILGVIQVINKKGGGFFDKRDEGFIIQTAYQVAIALENSQLYEGVKESYLDTIHVLASAIDAKDPYTQGHSKRVTEYSLRMAKYMKFDDDKIEQLEYMAVLHDVGKIGIKDAILNKEAPLDNEEYGIMKTHVTIGAAMLEKVKTLREVAGGAKYHHERYDGRGYMAGLSGDEIPLEARMIAIADAYDAMTTDRPYRKGLSHEIAMEEIQKNSGTQFDPELVEVFKQVMKQ
- a CDS encoding adenylate/guanylate cyclase domain-containing protein, whose protein sequence is MKKRLLLCFIIFIVMSWISFNDVFWQLELMLTDSLYIEKEAPSNKIVVVGIDDESTQDIGSWPWPRKVHGKTIEKISEGNPIAIGVDILFLEESADIESDYILSEAVKKAGNVVSASMGVLPESMKIGEIRTEEYYEPFSDLADNSTIGHINVITDRDGDIRQAFLEFSYKDNIIRSFPSQLYEIYRKANPKLKPFEEFKKDGFNRTYIDFVNVPNSFSYISYADIYRDRVAPEYFKDKIILIGPYTEGMQDAYYTAIDGQTKMFGVEVHANILQNFMEDSFKKKTIFWVDFIWIGVMAIISYWIIREQRPLITLLILAVSVLGYFGILYLFFENGYRLQIFYPIVTIVGTYLMDVVLKYAREIKRRKSITRMFGKYVAPQVVSELMKAGEGALELGGKRRMISALFVDIRGFTPLSERATPEEVVEILNDYLELCESAVFNHEGTLDKFIGDAAMAIYNAPLKVEDHAFKAILTALEMKEKSEPLRLKLEERFGKSVYFGIGVNTGEAVVGNIGSKKRMDYTAIGDTINTAARLESNAKGGQILISQATYDCVKDKVEVIDIGEMKVKGKSIVLQVYEVQGLKE